The proteins below are encoded in one region of Mangifera indica cultivar Alphonso chromosome 7, CATAS_Mindica_2.1, whole genome shotgun sequence:
- the LOC123221457 gene encoding protein HEADING DATE 3A-like, whose protein sequence is MALKDKDPLVVGRVVGDVVDNFTKSIALTVSYGHKLDVYNGVEFKPSQVTKQPKVSIGGSDFRNLYTLVMVDPDAPSPSDPTLKEYLHWLVIDIPETREATYGNEVVSYESPKPTVGIHRFAFVLFRQPGIQPVYAPGWRQNFITRDFAELYNLGSPVAAVFFNCQKETKTSSTSSSSWKR, encoded by the exons ATGGCCCTTAAGGACAA AGATCCTCTTGTTGTTGGGCGAGTTGTGGGGGATGTTGTTGACAACTTCACTAAATCTATTGCTCTTACTGTTAGCTATGGCCACAAGTTGGATGTTTACAATGGTGTTGAATTCAAGCCCTCTCAAGTTACCAAACAGCCTAAGGTTTCTATTGGTGGAAGTGATTTCAGGAACTTGTACACTTTG GTCATGGTGGATCCTGATGCACCCAGTCCAAGTGACCCCACACTTAAAGAGTACTTGCAttg GTTGGTGATTGACATTCCAGAAACTAGAGAAGCAACTTATG GCAATGAGGTTGTTTCTTATGAGAGCCCAAAGCCAACAGTTGGAATTCACAGGTTTGCTTTTGTTCTTTTTCGTCAACCAGGAATCCAACCTGTGTATGCACCAGGATGGCGCCAGAACTTCATCACCAGAGACTTTGCCGAGCTTTACAATCTTGGATCCCCTGTGGCTGCTGTGTTTTTCAATTGCCAGAAGGAGACAAAGACCTCTTCCACCTCGTCGAGCTCATGGAAACgctaa